The proteins below come from a single Plantactinospora sp. KBS50 genomic window:
- a CDS encoding MBL fold metallo-hydrolase translates to MAGERKTERTRGGGWRRTALVAGALAAAAWAVWDVPAAFGGRSTGARADRLARSPQFGGQRFRNAVNTRSIMPPGEPGQERHLLRELVLGRQRRHPGAAVPVLRPGPARPAPDGLAIIWYGHASTLVEIEGRRVLIDPVWSDRCSPSRLVGPHRMHRVPVPLDELPPIDAVLISHDHYDHLDMATIRALARTRTVPFLVPLGVGAHLARWGVPEDRIVELDWDETTRIGGLELTATAARHFSGRGLRRDRTLWASWVIAGAQRRVFYTGDSGYFAGYADIGTGYGPFDATLMQVGAYDRAWPDIHMFPEEAVTAHLELRGDLMIPVHWGTFNLALHDWDEPVNRVWREAKARGVRLAVPRPGERVDVAEPPAVDGWWQTVA, encoded by the coding sequence ATGGCGGGAGAACGGAAGACGGAGCGGACTCGCGGCGGCGGTTGGCGGCGCACAGCGCTGGTCGCCGGGGCGCTGGCGGCTGCCGCGTGGGCGGTCTGGGACGTACCGGCGGCCTTCGGCGGCCGGTCCACCGGCGCCCGCGCCGACCGGCTGGCCCGGTCGCCGCAGTTCGGCGGGCAGCGGTTCCGCAACGCGGTGAACACCCGCAGCATCATGCCGCCGGGGGAACCCGGCCAGGAGCGCCACCTGCTGCGTGAGCTGGTGCTGGGCCGCCAGCGACGGCACCCGGGCGCGGCCGTGCCGGTGCTGCGCCCCGGGCCGGCCCGGCCGGCGCCGGACGGGCTGGCCATCATCTGGTACGGCCACGCCTCGACGCTTGTCGAGATCGAGGGCCGGCGGGTGCTGATCGATCCGGTGTGGAGCGACCGCTGCTCGCCGTCCCGGCTGGTCGGCCCGCACCGGATGCACCGGGTGCCGGTGCCGCTGGACGAGCTGCCGCCGATCGACGCGGTGCTCATCTCGCACGACCACTACGACCACCTGGACATGGCCACCATCCGCGCGCTGGCCCGCACCCGCACCGTCCCGTTCCTGGTGCCGCTCGGGGTCGGCGCGCACCTGGCCCGGTGGGGCGTACCCGAGGACCGGATCGTGGAGCTGGACTGGGACGAGACCACCCGGATCGGCGGGCTGGAGCTCACCGCGACCGCCGCCCGGCACTTCTCCGGGCGTGGGCTGCGCCGGGACCGCACGCTCTGGGCGTCCTGGGTGATCGCCGGTGCGCAGCGCCGGGTCTTCTACACCGGCGACTCCGGCTACTTCGCCGGGTACGCCGACATCGGCACCGGATACGGCCCGTTCGACGCCACGCTGATGCAGGTCGGCGCGTACGACCGGGCCTGGCCGGACATCCACATGTTCCCGGAGGAGGCCGTCACCGCCCACCTGGAGCTGCGCGGCGACCTGATGATCCCGGTGCACTGGGGCACCTTCAACCTGGCCCTGCACGACTGGGACGAGCCGGTCAACCGGGTCTGGCGGGAGGCCAAGGCCCGCGGCGTGCGGCTCGCCGTGCCCCGTCCGGGCGAGCGGGTCGACGTGGCCGAGCCGCCGGCGGTGGACGGGTGGTGGCAGACCGTGGCCTGA
- a CDS encoding succinate dehydrogenase/fumarate reductase iron-sulfur subunit, translating into MNLTLRIWRQSGPDERGRMVTYQVRDISPDMSFLEMLDVLNERLTLDGEEPVAFDHDCREGICGACGMVINGNAHGPQRGTTACQLHMRHFSDGETIDIEPWRARAFPVIKDLVVNRSAFDRIIAAGGYITAPTGSAPEAHSTPVSKANADTAFESAACIGCGACVAACPNGSGMLFTAAKVTQLSLLPQGQPERYTRVIGMVDAHDGSGFGGCTNAGECTAVCPKGIPLSTIGRLNRDFLAASARRGDTPGS; encoded by the coding sequence GTGAACCTCACCCTGCGGATCTGGCGACAGTCCGGCCCGGACGAGCGCGGCCGGATGGTCACCTACCAGGTTCGGGACATCTCCCCGGACATGTCGTTCCTGGAGATGCTCGACGTGCTGAACGAGCGGCTCACCCTCGACGGCGAGGAGCCGGTGGCCTTCGACCACGACTGCCGGGAGGGCATCTGCGGCGCCTGCGGCATGGTGATCAACGGAAACGCGCACGGGCCGCAGCGCGGCACCACGGCCTGCCAGTTGCACATGCGGCACTTCTCCGACGGCGAGACGATCGACATCGAGCCGTGGCGGGCGCGTGCCTTCCCGGTGATCAAGGACCTGGTGGTCAACCGGAGCGCCTTCGACCGGATCATCGCGGCCGGCGGCTACATCACGGCGCCCACCGGCAGCGCGCCCGAGGCGCACTCGACCCCGGTGTCCAAGGCGAACGCGGACACCGCGTTCGAGTCGGCGGCCTGCATCGGGTGCGGGGCCTGCGTCGCGGCCTGCCCGAACGGCTCGGGGATGCTGTTCACCGCGGCCAAGGTGACCCAGTTGAGCCTGCTGCCCCAGGGGCAGCCGGAACGCTACACCCGGGTGATCGGGATGGTGGACGCGCACGACGGGTCCGGCTTCGGCGGCTGCACCAACGCCGGCGAGTGCACCGCGGTCTGCCCCAAGGGCATCCCGCTGAGCACCATCGGCCGGCTGAACCGCGACTTCCTGGCCGCCTCCGCCCGGCGCGGCGACACCCCGGGGTCCTGA
- a CDS encoding fumarate reductase/succinate dehydrogenase flavoprotein subunit has translation MLYTEGDPIADAKAPDGPIADRWSRRRFEAKLVNPANRRKRHVIMVGTGLAGGSAAATLGEMGYQVTSFCYQDSPRRAHSIAAQGGINAAKNYRNDGDSIHRLFYDTVKGGDFRSRESNVHRLAEVSVEIIDQCVAQGVPFAREYGGLLDTRSFGGAQVQRTFYARGQTGQQLLLGAYQALERQIGLGHVTMHSRHEMLELIVVDGRARGIVARDLVTGEIGTHLADAVVLASGGYGNVFYLSTNAKGCNVTATWRAHRKGAYFANPCYTQIHPTCIPVSGDHQSKLTLMSESLRNDGRVWVPQTAGDDRSPRDIPEDERDYYLERMYPSFGNLVPRDIASRAAKNVCDSGRGVGPSGLGVYLDFADAISRLGRRTVQERYGNLFEMYQRITGEDPYEVPMRIYPAVHYTMGGLWVDYDLQSTIPGLFVVGEANFSDHGANRLGASALMQGLADGYFVLPSTLGDYLAGGQFEPVDENHPEAVRARADVADRIARLLAVDGDRTVDSFHRELGQIMWEHCGMERTDAGLRKALGEVRALREQFWHRVRVPGDGEGLNQALERAGRVADLFELAELMCVDALHRTESCGGHFRAESQTPDGEAQRDDEHFSYVAAWEFTGADQPPVLHREDLTFEYVHPSQRSYK, from the coding sequence ATGCTGTACACCGAGGGCGACCCGATCGCCGACGCCAAGGCCCCGGACGGCCCGATCGCCGACCGGTGGAGCCGGCGCCGGTTCGAGGCCAAGCTGGTCAACCCCGCCAACCGGCGCAAGCGGCACGTGATCATGGTGGGTACCGGCCTGGCCGGCGGCTCGGCCGCCGCCACCCTGGGCGAGATGGGCTACCAGGTCACGTCGTTCTGCTACCAGGACAGTCCCCGGCGGGCGCACTCCATCGCCGCCCAGGGCGGGATCAACGCCGCCAAGAACTACCGCAACGACGGCGACTCGATCCACCGGCTGTTCTACGACACGGTCAAGGGCGGCGACTTCCGGTCCCGGGAGTCCAACGTGCACCGGCTGGCCGAGGTCTCCGTGGAGATCATCGATCAGTGCGTGGCCCAGGGCGTGCCGTTCGCCCGCGAGTACGGCGGGTTGCTGGACACCCGGTCCTTCGGCGGCGCGCAGGTGCAGCGCACCTTCTACGCCCGCGGCCAGACCGGCCAGCAACTGCTGCTCGGCGCGTACCAGGCCCTGGAACGGCAGATCGGCCTGGGCCACGTGACCATGCACAGCCGGCACGAGATGCTGGAGCTGATCGTGGTGGACGGCCGGGCTCGCGGCATCGTGGCGCGGGACCTGGTGACCGGCGAGATCGGGACGCACCTCGCCGACGCGGTGGTGCTGGCCTCCGGCGGGTACGGCAACGTGTTCTACCTGTCCACGAACGCGAAGGGCTGCAACGTCACCGCCACCTGGCGGGCGCACCGCAAGGGGGCGTACTTCGCCAACCCCTGCTACACCCAGATCCATCCGACCTGCATCCCGGTCTCCGGCGACCACCAGTCCAAGCTCACCCTGATGAGCGAGTCGCTGCGCAACGACGGCCGGGTCTGGGTGCCGCAGACCGCCGGCGACGACCGGTCCCCCCGGGACATCCCCGAGGACGAGCGGGACTACTACCTGGAGCGGATGTACCCGTCGTTCGGCAACCTGGTGCCCCGGGACATCGCCTCCCGGGCGGCCAAGAACGTCTGCGACTCCGGCCGCGGGGTCGGACCCAGCGGCCTGGGCGTCTACCTCGACTTCGCCGACGCGATCTCCCGGCTCGGTCGGCGGACCGTGCAGGAGCGGTACGGCAACCTGTTCGAGATGTACCAGCGGATCACCGGCGAGGACCCGTACGAGGTGCCGATGCGGATCTATCCGGCGGTGCACTACACGATGGGCGGGCTGTGGGTGGACTACGACCTCCAGTCGACCATCCCGGGGCTGTTCGTGGTCGGCGAGGCGAACTTCTCCGACCACGGCGCCAACCGGCTCGGCGCCTCGGCGCTGATGCAGGGCCTGGCCGACGGGTACTTCGTGCTGCCCAGCACGCTCGGCGACTACCTGGCCGGCGGGCAGTTCGAGCCGGTCGACGAGAACCACCCGGAGGCGGTCCGGGCGCGGGCCGACGTGGCGGACCGGATCGCCCGGCTGCTGGCGGTCGACGGCGACCGGACGGTCGACTCGTTCCACCGCGAACTCGGGCAGATCATGTGGGAGCACTGCGGGATGGAGCGGACCGACGCCGGGCTGCGCAAGGCGCTCGGCGAGGTCCGCGCGCTGCGCGAGCAGTTCTGGCACCGGGTCCGGGTGCCCGGCGACGGCGAGGGGCTCAACCAGGCCCTCGAACGGGCCGGTCGGGTGGCCGACCTGTTCGAACTGGCCGAGCTGATGTGCGTCGACGCGCTGCACCGGACCGAGTCCTGCGGCGGCCACTTCCGGGCCGAGAGCCAGACCCCGGACGGCGAGGCCCAGCGCGACGACGAGCACTTCAGCTACGTCGCGGCCTGGGAGTTCACCGGCGCCGACCAGCCTCCCGTGCTGCACCGGGAGGACCTGACGTTCGAGTACGTCCACCCCAGCCAGCGGAGCTACAAGTGA
- a CDS encoding succinate dehydrogenase cytochrome b subunit, with the protein MAVSGIILVLFLIAHMLGNLKIFTGAAAFDHYAHWLRTIGAPVLPGTWYLWIQRVVLTAAVLAHIWAATVLALRARAARPVRYAHRARVQGSYAARTMRWGGVIILLFVIYHLLDLTAGTVNPVGDPGRPYANVVADFAPGRWYVTLFYTLAIVALGFHLRHGVFSALRSLGQQRPRGERTARRVALVFAVLLCAGYLVVPFAVLTGLVA; encoded by the coding sequence ATGGCGGTGTCGGGCATCATCCTGGTGCTCTTCCTCATCGCGCACATGCTGGGCAATCTCAAGATCTTCACGGGCGCGGCGGCCTTCGACCACTACGCGCACTGGCTGCGCACCATCGGCGCGCCGGTGCTGCCCGGCACCTGGTACCTGTGGATCCAGCGGGTCGTGCTGACCGCCGCCGTGCTCGCGCACATCTGGGCGGCCACCGTGCTGGCGCTGCGGGCCCGCGCGGCCCGACCCGTGCGGTACGCGCACCGCGCCCGCGTGCAGGGCAGCTACGCGGCCCGCACGATGCGCTGGGGCGGCGTGATCATCCTGCTCTTCGTGATCTACCACCTGCTGGACCTGACGGCCGGCACGGTCAACCCGGTCGGCGACCCCGGCCGGCCGTACGCGAACGTGGTGGCCGACTTCGCACCGGGCCGCTGGTACGTGACCCTCTTCTACACCCTGGCCATCGTGGCGCTCGGCTTCCACCTGCGGCACGGCGTCTTCAGCGCGCTGCGCAGCCTCGGCCAGCAGCGGCCGCGCGGCGAGCGGACCGCCCGCCGCGTCGCGCTGGTGTTCGCGGTGCTGCTCTGCGCCGGGTACCTGGTGGTCCCGTTCGCCGTACTGACCGGATTGGTGGCGTGA
- a CDS encoding LysR family transcriptional regulator, whose amino-acid sequence MRVQLQQLRYFVAVAEVRHFTHAADLVGITQPSLSKQIHALEADLGAPLFERVRGNIGLTAAGETLLPLAKRILADAETARGQVQELVGVRRGRVRLGATPSLCTSLAPPVLRRFHDRHPEVDLRVEEGGSQDLVRDLLRGELDLALIIEPARGVDPALRSEPLLREGLVVASLEPLPAPAGGGTAPQTAVAGASRAPAGGATVERRVRIGELRDQPMVMFRSGYDLRDATLAACHRAGFEPRLAVEGGEMDAVLSFVEAGLGIALVPGIVLARRPRVQVTQLAPPGIHRTIALARRREVSLSHAAQELRRILLEFVRENAEAGNLPRGVDAY is encoded by the coding sequence ATACGGGTGCAGCTGCAGCAGTTGAGGTACTTCGTGGCGGTCGCAGAAGTGCGACATTTCACCCATGCGGCCGATCTGGTCGGGATCACCCAGCCCTCATTGAGTAAGCAGATTCACGCCCTGGAGGCCGACCTCGGCGCCCCGTTGTTCGAACGGGTACGCGGCAACATCGGCCTCACCGCGGCCGGCGAGACGCTGTTGCCGCTGGCCAAACGGATCCTCGCGGACGCCGAGACCGCCCGGGGGCAGGTGCAGGAGCTGGTCGGCGTGCGCCGCGGCCGGGTCCGGCTCGGCGCCACGCCCAGCCTGTGCACCTCGCTGGCACCCCCGGTGCTGCGCCGGTTCCACGACCGCCACCCGGAGGTCGACCTGCGGGTCGAGGAGGGCGGCTCGCAGGACCTGGTCCGCGACCTGCTGCGCGGCGAACTGGACCTGGCCCTGATCATCGAACCGGCCCGCGGCGTGGACCCGGCGCTGCGGTCCGAACCGCTCCTGCGGGAGGGCCTCGTGGTGGCCTCGCTGGAACCGCTGCCCGCCCCGGCCGGCGGCGGGACCGCTCCACAGACCGCTGTGGCGGGTGCGTCCCGGGCGCCGGCCGGCGGCGCGACGGTGGAGCGGCGGGTGCGGATCGGCGAGCTGCGCGATCAGCCGATGGTGATGTTCCGCAGCGGCTACGACCTGCGGGACGCCACCCTGGCGGCCTGCCACCGGGCCGGCTTCGAACCCCGGCTCGCGGTCGAGGGCGGCGAGATGGACGCGGTGCTGAGCTTCGTGGAGGCCGGGCTCGGCATCGCGCTGGTGCCCGGGATCGTGCTGGCCCGCCGGCCCCGGGTGCAGGTCACCCAGCTCGCGCCGCCGGGCATCCACCGGACCATCGCGCTGGCCCGGCGCCGGGAGGTGTCGCTCAGCCACGCCGCCCAGGAGCTGCGGCGTATCCTGCTGGAGTTCGTCCGGGAGAACGCCGAGGCGGGCAACCTGCCCCGCGGCGTCGACGCGTACTAG